The following proteins are encoded in a genomic region of Populus nigra chromosome 16, ddPopNigr1.1, whole genome shotgun sequence:
- the LOC133675955 gene encoding uncharacterized protein LOC133675955 isoform X1, with protein MAIVTGDRYLEKLVKFVEEQAGSLIDGTLVLKLNPGGLRYVDSRLESLHELENLLSGAPVDYLRAYISDLGDHRALEQLRRILRLLTELKVVSVLPPTTRDPTPVCLVPFGRLRVLELRGCDLSTSAAKGLLELRHTLEKIVCHNSTDALRHVFASRIVDIKDSPQWNRLSFVSCACNRLILMDESLQLLPVVETLDLSRNKFAKVDNLRKCTKLKHLDLGFNHLRSIAPFCEISCHIVKLVLRNNALTTLHGLENLKSLEALDVSYNIISNFSELEFLTGLPCLRNLWLEGNPLCGARWYRAQVFSYVVHPEAVKLDDQEISAREFWKRQIIIARRQKRPTSFGFYSPAIGDDEGDGNINRKRSKVSRLASISNKEETIYFSSDQESPSFDNEIQSKEENDISDDEAEIVDLINRVELMKKERSTLWLREFKDWMDHESENIADCSTYCGVTLHHAKENHPTNKSTQKDHCDSSRDSMDDLQASGDETSTNLLESNSSFVDTGSYGGVALPGMGNMNLRQKHQKSYLHEGSGSMSMQSRSSHTGSSTVQGVHTIVGNGSISLLTTHSSPAYPRSPPHYEEDILQRRNNLVEEILQLSAESYSVASSNSNTSSSDDDLYAFGDSSYEAAKSQNEEYLNPKAGGKLSSNPLKDQGHGIHHVMENDSYLNDSQTSISTKFLSSNSNDFSAGSHDGENAHFANQEADLLEKGKNKRKPRRIVISLLENMVGRIGRPEKLNGNGDTCGADLVDEQGEQIVCESDFHVTDKKQLHTNSFTTLDAVNVNGFSDDFIENYFNEKVADSRINESCRNYMRCDCILEPESMYREREVVLLLSSEDKLYVLLIDVAFDGSGSILSLLGWHRVEDVREVLVGIGLQVVRVYIERGATYLFLTRSIEKSRQVLDILQVSGPCTTNNKCLLKSLEQVQAELFGQQICRGLKLSIFQYSMVLFRHRKNEEDSWLPRSLFVSGGHVLLCVEDLKQFRSSSVDASSPPYFLLDSCCSISDVSELVIEARESWFITLALQHAPKSLSSKSQKDIKTNDKDNEGSGSLTWKLKWFSKENLFNFVALLRAIHAGVAALPMLVTYTPSA; from the exons atgGCGATCGTAACAGGAGATCGTTATCTAGAAAAACTAGTCAAATTCGTTGAAGAACAAGCCGGTTCGTTAATTGACGGGACCCTTGTCTTAAAGCTTAACCCAGGCGGTCTCCGCTACGTCGATTCACGACTCGAATCACTACACGAGTTAGAGAATTTATTATCCGGAGCTCCAGTTGATTATCTTCGCGCTTACATTTCTGACCTCGGTGACCACCGTGCTCTCGAGCAGTTACGGCGGATTCTCCGTTTGTTGACGGAGTTAAAGGTTGTTTCGGTTTTGCCTCCGACGACGCGTGATCCGACGCCGGTTTGTTTGGTTCCGTTTGGGAGATTGAGGGTTTTGGAACTTAGAGGTTGTGATTTGTCTACGTCGGCTGCCAAAGGGTTGCTTGAATTGAGACATACTCTGGAGAAGATTGTTTGTCACAATTCTACt GATGCATTACGGCATGTATTTGCTAGTAGGATTGTGGACATAAAGGACTCACCGCAATGGAATCGGTTGTCATTTGTATCGTGTGCGTGTAATCGACTGATTTTGATGGATGAGTCTTTGCAACTTCTTCCTGTTGTGGAAACTCTTGATTTGAGTCGAAATAAGTTTGCAAAGGTGGATAATTTGCGGAAGTGTACCAAATTGAAGCACTTGGATCTTGGGTTCAATCATCTGAGATCAATTGCACCCTTTTGTGAG ATCTCCTGTCACATTGTTAAACTTGTTTTGAGGAACAATGCCCTAACAACATTACATGGGCTTGAGAATTTGAAGTCACTTGAAGCCCTTGATGTGTCCTATAATATTATTTCCAATTTCTCAGAGCTGGAGTTCCTTACTGGCCTCCCATGTTTGCGAAACTTGTGGTTGGAAGGAAATCCTTTGTGCGGTGCTCGATGGTATCGGGCTCAAGTATTCAGCTATGTTGTTCATCCAGAAGCA GTGAAGTTAGACGACCAAGAAATCAGCGCAAGAGAGTTTTGGAAGAGGCAAATCATAATTGCCAGGAGGCAGAAACGACCTACCAGCTTTGGATTTTATTCTCCTGCTATAGGAGATGATGAAGGAGATGGAAATATCAACAGGAAAAGG agtAAAGTATCTCGTCTTgcttcaatttcaaataaagaAGAGACCATTTATTTTTCCTCTGACCAAGAGTCTCCATCTTTTGATAATGAGATTCAAAGCAAAGAGGAGAATGACATATCTGATGATGAAGCTGAAATAGTTGATCTGATTAACAGAGTTGAGCTCATGAAAAAGGAGCGTTCTACTCTTTGGTTGCGGGAATTTAAGGACTGGATGGATCATGAATCGGAGAATATTGCGGATTGCAGTACATATTGTGGGGTTACATTGCATCATGCAAAGGAAAATCATCCAACAAACAAGTCAACACAGAAGGACCATTGTGATAGTTCTAGAGATTCTATGGATGATCTTCAAGCTTCTGGAGATGAGACCAGTACAAATCTCCTTGAGTCTAATAGTTCATTTGTTGATACTGGTTCATATGGTGGGGTTGCTTTACCAGGGATGGGGAACATGAATCTAAGACAGAAGCATCAAAAGTCTTATTTACATGAAGGGTCTGGTAGTATGTCTATGCAAAGTAGAAGTTCCCACACAGGTAGCTCTACTGTCCAAGGAGTCCATACAATAGTTGGAAATGGAAGCATATCATTGTTGACCACTCATTCATCTCCTGCATATCCTAGGTCTCCTCCTCATTATGAGGAGGACATTTTGCAACGACGCAACAACTTAGTGGAAGAAATTTTGCAGCTATCTGCAGAATCCTATTCAGTGGCATCATCTAACAGTAATACTAGCTCTAGTGATGATGATTTATATGCATTTGGAGATTCATCATATGAAGCTGCTAAATCACAAAATGAAGAGTATTTGAATCCCAAGGCCGGAGGGAAATTATCTTCTAATCCTTTGAAGGATCAAGGACATGGAATCCATCATGTGATGGAAAACGACAGTTATCTAAATGATTCACAAACCTCAATTTCCACAAAATTTTTGAGTTCAAACTCCAATGATTTCTCTGCTGGCTCTCATGATGGTGAAAATGCTCATTTTGCCAACCAAGAGGCTGATTTGCtggagaaaggaaaaaacaaaaggaaaccaAGAAGAATAGTCATTTCTTTGCTAGAGAATATGGTTGGCAGGATAGGGAGAccagaaaaattaaatggaaatggGGATACTTGTGGAGCTGATTTGGTGGATGAGCAAGGGGAACAAATTGTTTGTGAGAGTGATTTTCATGTTACTGATAAGAAACAGCTGCACACAAATTCTTTTACAACCCTGGATGCTGTAAATGTCAATGGATTCTCTGATgattttattgagaattattttaatgagaaaGTAGCAGATTCCAGAATTAATGAAAGCTGTAGGAATTATATGCGATGCGATTGCATACTAGAGCCAGAATCCATGTACAGAGAAAG AGAAGTAGTTTTGTTGCTGAGCAGTGAAGACAAGCTGTATGTACTGCTCATTGATGTAGCATTTGATGGATCGG GAAGCATTTTAAGTTTGCTGGGTTGGCACAGAGTTGAAGATGTTAGAGAAGTTTTAGTTGGTATAGGACTTCAGGTCGTGAG GGTATACATTGAAAGGGGAGCAACCTACCTGTTTCTAACGCGGAGCATTGAGAAGTCAAGGCAGGTACTTGATATCTTGCAAGTCTCTGGACCATGCACAACAAATAATAAGTGTTTGCTGAAAAG TTTGGAGCAGGTTCAGGCTGAGTTGTTTGGGCAGCAAATATGTCGAGGTTTGAAACTGAGCATATTCCAATATTCTATGGTGCTTTTTAGGCACAGGAAGAACGAAG AGGACTCGTGGCTTCCCAGATCACTGTTTGTAAGTGGGGGGCATGTGCTTTTGTGTGTTGAAGATCTTAAGCAGTTCAGGAGTTCCTCAGTGGATGCATCTTCGCCTCCATATTTCTTGCTTGATTCTTGTTGCTCCATTAGTGATGTGTCTGAGCTG
- the LOC133675955 gene encoding uncharacterized protein LOC133675955 isoform X3 has protein sequence MAIVTGDRYLEKLVKFVEEQAGSLIDGTLVLKLNPGGLRYVDSRLESLHELENLLSGAPVDYLRAYISDLGDHRALEQLRRILRLLTELKVVSVLPPTTRDPTPVCLVPFGRLRVLELRGCDLSTSAAKGLLELRHTLEKIVCHNSTDALRHVFASRIVDIKDSPQWNRLSFVSCACNRLILMDESLQLLPVVETLDLSRNKFAKVDNLRKCTKLKHLDLGFNHLRSIAPFCEISCHIVKLVLRNNALTTLHGLENLKSLEALDVSYNIISNFSELEFLTGLPCLRNLWLEGNPLCGARWYRAQVFSYVVHPEAVKLDDQEISAREFWKRQIIIARRQKRPTSFGFYSPAIGDDEGDGNINRKRSKVSRLASISNKEETIYFSSDQESPSFDNEIQSKEENDISDDEAEIVDLINRVELMKKERSTLWLREFKDWMDHESENIADCSTYCGVTLHHAKENHPTNKSTQKDHCDSSRDSMDDLQASGDETSTNLLESNSSFVDTGSYGGVALPGMGNMNLRQKHQKSYLHEGSGSMSMQSRSSHTGSSTVQGVHTIVGNGSISLLTTHSSPAYPRSPPHYEEDILQRRNNLVEEILQLSAESYSVASSNSNTSSSDDDLYAFGDSSYEAAKSQNEEYLNPKAGGKLSSNPLKDQGHGIHHVMENDSYLNDSQTSISTKFLSSNSNDFSAGSHDGENAHFANQEADLLEKGKNKRKPRRIVISLLENMVGRIGRPEKLNGNGDTCGADLVDEQGEQIVCESDFHVTDKKQLHTNSFTTLDAVNVNGFSDDFIENYFNEKVADSRINESCRNYMRCDCILEPESMYREREVVLLLSSEDKLYVLLIDVAFDGSGSILSLLGWHRVEDVREVLVGIGLQVVRVYIERGATYLFLTRSIEKSRQVLDILQVSGPCTTNNKCLLKSLEQVQAELFGQQICRGLKLSIFQYSMVLFRHRKNEEDSWLPRSLFVSGGHVLLCVEDLKQFRSSSVDASSPPYFLLDSCCSISDVSELFSMTHEREMMLRRKQTGSMSLIFSPLSDLAFSQQIPTSVMGYLCLGHLDGCLFSSATSQQGHSWTLGARCARDNGLES, from the exons atgGCGATCGTAACAGGAGATCGTTATCTAGAAAAACTAGTCAAATTCGTTGAAGAACAAGCCGGTTCGTTAATTGACGGGACCCTTGTCTTAAAGCTTAACCCAGGCGGTCTCCGCTACGTCGATTCACGACTCGAATCACTACACGAGTTAGAGAATTTATTATCCGGAGCTCCAGTTGATTATCTTCGCGCTTACATTTCTGACCTCGGTGACCACCGTGCTCTCGAGCAGTTACGGCGGATTCTCCGTTTGTTGACGGAGTTAAAGGTTGTTTCGGTTTTGCCTCCGACGACGCGTGATCCGACGCCGGTTTGTTTGGTTCCGTTTGGGAGATTGAGGGTTTTGGAACTTAGAGGTTGTGATTTGTCTACGTCGGCTGCCAAAGGGTTGCTTGAATTGAGACATACTCTGGAGAAGATTGTTTGTCACAATTCTACt GATGCATTACGGCATGTATTTGCTAGTAGGATTGTGGACATAAAGGACTCACCGCAATGGAATCGGTTGTCATTTGTATCGTGTGCGTGTAATCGACTGATTTTGATGGATGAGTCTTTGCAACTTCTTCCTGTTGTGGAAACTCTTGATTTGAGTCGAAATAAGTTTGCAAAGGTGGATAATTTGCGGAAGTGTACCAAATTGAAGCACTTGGATCTTGGGTTCAATCATCTGAGATCAATTGCACCCTTTTGTGAG ATCTCCTGTCACATTGTTAAACTTGTTTTGAGGAACAATGCCCTAACAACATTACATGGGCTTGAGAATTTGAAGTCACTTGAAGCCCTTGATGTGTCCTATAATATTATTTCCAATTTCTCAGAGCTGGAGTTCCTTACTGGCCTCCCATGTTTGCGAAACTTGTGGTTGGAAGGAAATCCTTTGTGCGGTGCTCGATGGTATCGGGCTCAAGTATTCAGCTATGTTGTTCATCCAGAAGCA GTGAAGTTAGACGACCAAGAAATCAGCGCAAGAGAGTTTTGGAAGAGGCAAATCATAATTGCCAGGAGGCAGAAACGACCTACCAGCTTTGGATTTTATTCTCCTGCTATAGGAGATGATGAAGGAGATGGAAATATCAACAGGAAAAGG agtAAAGTATCTCGTCTTgcttcaatttcaaataaagaAGAGACCATTTATTTTTCCTCTGACCAAGAGTCTCCATCTTTTGATAATGAGATTCAAAGCAAAGAGGAGAATGACATATCTGATGATGAAGCTGAAATAGTTGATCTGATTAACAGAGTTGAGCTCATGAAAAAGGAGCGTTCTACTCTTTGGTTGCGGGAATTTAAGGACTGGATGGATCATGAATCGGAGAATATTGCGGATTGCAGTACATATTGTGGGGTTACATTGCATCATGCAAAGGAAAATCATCCAACAAACAAGTCAACACAGAAGGACCATTGTGATAGTTCTAGAGATTCTATGGATGATCTTCAAGCTTCTGGAGATGAGACCAGTACAAATCTCCTTGAGTCTAATAGTTCATTTGTTGATACTGGTTCATATGGTGGGGTTGCTTTACCAGGGATGGGGAACATGAATCTAAGACAGAAGCATCAAAAGTCTTATTTACATGAAGGGTCTGGTAGTATGTCTATGCAAAGTAGAAGTTCCCACACAGGTAGCTCTACTGTCCAAGGAGTCCATACAATAGTTGGAAATGGAAGCATATCATTGTTGACCACTCATTCATCTCCTGCATATCCTAGGTCTCCTCCTCATTATGAGGAGGACATTTTGCAACGACGCAACAACTTAGTGGAAGAAATTTTGCAGCTATCTGCAGAATCCTATTCAGTGGCATCATCTAACAGTAATACTAGCTCTAGTGATGATGATTTATATGCATTTGGAGATTCATCATATGAAGCTGCTAAATCACAAAATGAAGAGTATTTGAATCCCAAGGCCGGAGGGAAATTATCTTCTAATCCTTTGAAGGATCAAGGACATGGAATCCATCATGTGATGGAAAACGACAGTTATCTAAATGATTCACAAACCTCAATTTCCACAAAATTTTTGAGTTCAAACTCCAATGATTTCTCTGCTGGCTCTCATGATGGTGAAAATGCTCATTTTGCCAACCAAGAGGCTGATTTGCtggagaaaggaaaaaacaaaaggaaaccaAGAAGAATAGTCATTTCTTTGCTAGAGAATATGGTTGGCAGGATAGGGAGAccagaaaaattaaatggaaatggGGATACTTGTGGAGCTGATTTGGTGGATGAGCAAGGGGAACAAATTGTTTGTGAGAGTGATTTTCATGTTACTGATAAGAAACAGCTGCACACAAATTCTTTTACAACCCTGGATGCTGTAAATGTCAATGGATTCTCTGATgattttattgagaattattttaatgagaaaGTAGCAGATTCCAGAATTAATGAAAGCTGTAGGAATTATATGCGATGCGATTGCATACTAGAGCCAGAATCCATGTACAGAGAAAG AGAAGTAGTTTTGTTGCTGAGCAGTGAAGACAAGCTGTATGTACTGCTCATTGATGTAGCATTTGATGGATCGG GAAGCATTTTAAGTTTGCTGGGTTGGCACAGAGTTGAAGATGTTAGAGAAGTTTTAGTTGGTATAGGACTTCAGGTCGTGAG GGTATACATTGAAAGGGGAGCAACCTACCTGTTTCTAACGCGGAGCATTGAGAAGTCAAGGCAGGTACTTGATATCTTGCAAGTCTCTGGACCATGCACAACAAATAATAAGTGTTTGCTGAAAAG TTTGGAGCAGGTTCAGGCTGAGTTGTTTGGGCAGCAAATATGTCGAGGTTTGAAACTGAGCATATTCCAATATTCTATGGTGCTTTTTAGGCACAGGAAGAACGAAG AGGACTCGTGGCTTCCCAGATCACTGTTTGTAAGTGGGGGGCATGTGCTTTTGTGTGTTGAAGATCTTAAGCAGTTCAGGAGTTCCTCAGTGGATGCATCTTCGCCTCCATATTTCTTGCTTGATTCTTGTTGCTCCATTAGTGATGTGTCTGAGCTG
- the LOC133675955 gene encoding uncharacterized protein LOC133675955 isoform X2: MAIVTGDRYLEKLVKFVEEQAGSLIDGTLVLKLNPGGLRYVDSRLESLHELENLLSGAPVDYLRAYISDLGDHRALEQLRRILRLLTELKVVSVLPPTTRDPTPVCLVPFGRLRVLELRGCDLSTSAAKGLLELRHTLEKIVCHNSTDALRHVFASRIVDIKDSPQWNRLSFVSCACNRLILMDESLQLLPVVETLDLSRNKFAKVDNLRKCTKLKHLDLGFNHLRSIAPFCEISCHIVKLVLRNNALTTLHGLENLKSLEALDVSYNIISNFSELEFLTGLPCLRNLWLEGNPLCGARWYRAQVFSYVVHPEAVKLDDQEISAREFWKRQIIIARRQKRPTSFGFYSPAIGDDEGDGNINRKRSKVSRLASISNKEETIYFSSDQESPSFDNEIQSKEENDISDDEAEIVDLINRVELMKKERSTLWLREFKDWMDHESENIADCSTYCGVTLHHAKENHPTNKSTQKDHCDSSRDSMDDLQASGDETSTNLLESNSSFVDTGSYGGVALPGMGNMNLRQKHQKSYLHEGSGSMSMQSRSSHTGSSTVQGVHTIVGNGSISLLTTHSSPAYPRSPPHYEEDILQRRNNLVEEILQLSAESYSVASSNSNTSSSDDDLYAFGDSSYEAAKSQNEEYLNPKAGGKLSSNPLKDQGHGIHHVMENDSYLNDSQTSISTKFLSSNSNDFSAGSHDGENAHFANQEADLLEKGKNKRKPRRIVISLLENMVGRIGRPEKLNGNGDTCGADLVDEQGEQIVCESDFHVTDKKQLHTNSFTTLDAVNVNGFSDDFIENYFNEKVADSRINESCRNYMRCDCILEPESMYREREVVLLLSSEDKLYVLLIDVAFDGSGSILSLLGWHRVEDVREVLVGIGLQVVRVYIERGATYLFLTRSIEKSRQVLDILQVSGPCTTNNKCLLKSLEQVQAELFGQQICRGLKLSIFQYSMVLFRHRKNEEDSWLPRSLFVSGGHVLLCVEDLKQFRSSSVDASSPPYFLLDSCCSISDVSELVIEARESWFITLALQHAPKSLSSKSQKDIKTNDKDNEGSGSLTWKLKWFSKENLFNFVALLRAIHAGVAALPMLVTYTP; encoded by the exons atgGCGATCGTAACAGGAGATCGTTATCTAGAAAAACTAGTCAAATTCGTTGAAGAACAAGCCGGTTCGTTAATTGACGGGACCCTTGTCTTAAAGCTTAACCCAGGCGGTCTCCGCTACGTCGATTCACGACTCGAATCACTACACGAGTTAGAGAATTTATTATCCGGAGCTCCAGTTGATTATCTTCGCGCTTACATTTCTGACCTCGGTGACCACCGTGCTCTCGAGCAGTTACGGCGGATTCTCCGTTTGTTGACGGAGTTAAAGGTTGTTTCGGTTTTGCCTCCGACGACGCGTGATCCGACGCCGGTTTGTTTGGTTCCGTTTGGGAGATTGAGGGTTTTGGAACTTAGAGGTTGTGATTTGTCTACGTCGGCTGCCAAAGGGTTGCTTGAATTGAGACATACTCTGGAGAAGATTGTTTGTCACAATTCTACt GATGCATTACGGCATGTATTTGCTAGTAGGATTGTGGACATAAAGGACTCACCGCAATGGAATCGGTTGTCATTTGTATCGTGTGCGTGTAATCGACTGATTTTGATGGATGAGTCTTTGCAACTTCTTCCTGTTGTGGAAACTCTTGATTTGAGTCGAAATAAGTTTGCAAAGGTGGATAATTTGCGGAAGTGTACCAAATTGAAGCACTTGGATCTTGGGTTCAATCATCTGAGATCAATTGCACCCTTTTGTGAG ATCTCCTGTCACATTGTTAAACTTGTTTTGAGGAACAATGCCCTAACAACATTACATGGGCTTGAGAATTTGAAGTCACTTGAAGCCCTTGATGTGTCCTATAATATTATTTCCAATTTCTCAGAGCTGGAGTTCCTTACTGGCCTCCCATGTTTGCGAAACTTGTGGTTGGAAGGAAATCCTTTGTGCGGTGCTCGATGGTATCGGGCTCAAGTATTCAGCTATGTTGTTCATCCAGAAGCA GTGAAGTTAGACGACCAAGAAATCAGCGCAAGAGAGTTTTGGAAGAGGCAAATCATAATTGCCAGGAGGCAGAAACGACCTACCAGCTTTGGATTTTATTCTCCTGCTATAGGAGATGATGAAGGAGATGGAAATATCAACAGGAAAAGG agtAAAGTATCTCGTCTTgcttcaatttcaaataaagaAGAGACCATTTATTTTTCCTCTGACCAAGAGTCTCCATCTTTTGATAATGAGATTCAAAGCAAAGAGGAGAATGACATATCTGATGATGAAGCTGAAATAGTTGATCTGATTAACAGAGTTGAGCTCATGAAAAAGGAGCGTTCTACTCTTTGGTTGCGGGAATTTAAGGACTGGATGGATCATGAATCGGAGAATATTGCGGATTGCAGTACATATTGTGGGGTTACATTGCATCATGCAAAGGAAAATCATCCAACAAACAAGTCAACACAGAAGGACCATTGTGATAGTTCTAGAGATTCTATGGATGATCTTCAAGCTTCTGGAGATGAGACCAGTACAAATCTCCTTGAGTCTAATAGTTCATTTGTTGATACTGGTTCATATGGTGGGGTTGCTTTACCAGGGATGGGGAACATGAATCTAAGACAGAAGCATCAAAAGTCTTATTTACATGAAGGGTCTGGTAGTATGTCTATGCAAAGTAGAAGTTCCCACACAGGTAGCTCTACTGTCCAAGGAGTCCATACAATAGTTGGAAATGGAAGCATATCATTGTTGACCACTCATTCATCTCCTGCATATCCTAGGTCTCCTCCTCATTATGAGGAGGACATTTTGCAACGACGCAACAACTTAGTGGAAGAAATTTTGCAGCTATCTGCAGAATCCTATTCAGTGGCATCATCTAACAGTAATACTAGCTCTAGTGATGATGATTTATATGCATTTGGAGATTCATCATATGAAGCTGCTAAATCACAAAATGAAGAGTATTTGAATCCCAAGGCCGGAGGGAAATTATCTTCTAATCCTTTGAAGGATCAAGGACATGGAATCCATCATGTGATGGAAAACGACAGTTATCTAAATGATTCACAAACCTCAATTTCCACAAAATTTTTGAGTTCAAACTCCAATGATTTCTCTGCTGGCTCTCATGATGGTGAAAATGCTCATTTTGCCAACCAAGAGGCTGATTTGCtggagaaaggaaaaaacaaaaggaaaccaAGAAGAATAGTCATTTCTTTGCTAGAGAATATGGTTGGCAGGATAGGGAGAccagaaaaattaaatggaaatggGGATACTTGTGGAGCTGATTTGGTGGATGAGCAAGGGGAACAAATTGTTTGTGAGAGTGATTTTCATGTTACTGATAAGAAACAGCTGCACACAAATTCTTTTACAACCCTGGATGCTGTAAATGTCAATGGATTCTCTGATgattttattgagaattattttaatgagaaaGTAGCAGATTCCAGAATTAATGAAAGCTGTAGGAATTATATGCGATGCGATTGCATACTAGAGCCAGAATCCATGTACAGAGAAAG AGAAGTAGTTTTGTTGCTGAGCAGTGAAGACAAGCTGTATGTACTGCTCATTGATGTAGCATTTGATGGATCGG GAAGCATTTTAAGTTTGCTGGGTTGGCACAGAGTTGAAGATGTTAGAGAAGTTTTAGTTGGTATAGGACTTCAGGTCGTGAG GGTATACATTGAAAGGGGAGCAACCTACCTGTTTCTAACGCGGAGCATTGAGAAGTCAAGGCAGGTACTTGATATCTTGCAAGTCTCTGGACCATGCACAACAAATAATAAGTGTTTGCTGAAAAG TTTGGAGCAGGTTCAGGCTGAGTTGTTTGGGCAGCAAATATGTCGAGGTTTGAAACTGAGCATATTCCAATATTCTATGGTGCTTTTTAGGCACAGGAAGAACGAAG AGGACTCGTGGCTTCCCAGATCACTGTTTGTAAGTGGGGGGCATGTGCTTTTGTGTGTTGAAGATCTTAAGCAGTTCAGGAGTTCCTCAGTGGATGCATCTTCGCCTCCATATTTCTTGCTTGATTCTTGTTGCTCCATTAGTGATGTGTCTGAGCTG